A region of Brevundimonas sp. NIBR10 DNA encodes the following proteins:
- a CDS encoding acyl-CoA dehydrogenase produces the protein MPYRSPVRDLAFSLTAVAGIDQVAATGAFPDYDADLMNAVLEAAGSFSDEVLAPLNRPGDLNGAKYANGSVTAAPGFADAYRQFAEGGWTGLTASAEAGGQALPKALELAAYETIQGANMAFALCPMLSLAAIEALEQVGTEHQKATYLPKLVSGEWTGAMVLTEPGAGSDLGALTATATPNGDGTYALNGQKIFITWGDHDATDNIVHLVLARLPDAPAGPKGISLFLASKFEVRDDGTLGGRNDFRPVGIEHKLGIHASPTCVMSYEGARAELVGLPNQGLAHMFVMMNNARVAVAVQGVGVAEGAYQHALAYALDRRQGRSIWTGEANAPIIDHPDIRRALGVMKSKIEAARGIALATGVAADLARHAATQDERRAWKGREDLLVPIAKAWGTDVGCDVASMGVQIHGGMGYIEETGAAQYYRDARITPIYEGTNGIQAMDLVGRKLSQDGGASAKAVISEMRTTLTALGKLYSGKPVERFKTAIEAVEDATLWLLDAKADPARRADVLAAADAYLKLLGDVIGGWMLAKGALAAKSQLDTGEGDAEWLEGKIVLYEVYAANVLGHVSSRLAAVGQGGPLLERLSRVALGV, from the coding sequence ATGCCCTATCGCTCGCCCGTCCGTGACCTCGCCTTCAGCCTGACCGCCGTCGCGGGCATCGACCAGGTCGCCGCCACCGGGGCCTTCCCCGACTATGACGCCGATCTCATGAATGCGGTGCTGGAGGCGGCCGGATCGTTCTCGGACGAGGTGCTGGCTCCGCTGAACCGCCCGGGCGACCTGAACGGTGCCAAATACGCCAACGGCTCGGTCACCGCCGCCCCCGGGTTCGCCGACGCCTATCGCCAGTTCGCGGAAGGGGGCTGGACCGGCCTTACCGCCTCGGCCGAGGCCGGCGGACAGGCCCTGCCCAAGGCGCTGGAACTGGCGGCCTATGAGACGATCCAGGGCGCCAACATGGCCTTCGCCCTCTGCCCCATGCTGTCTCTGGCGGCGATCGAGGCGCTGGAACAGGTCGGCACGGAGCATCAGAAGGCGACCTATCTGCCCAAACTGGTCAGCGGCGAATGGACCGGGGCCATGGTCCTGACCGAGCCCGGCGCGGGCTCCGACCTCGGCGCCCTGACGGCCACAGCCACCCCGAACGGCGACGGCACCTATGCCCTGAACGGCCAGAAGATCTTCATCACCTGGGGCGACCACGACGCCACCGACAATATCGTCCACCTGGTCCTGGCCCGTTTGCCCGACGCACCCGCAGGACCCAAGGGCATCAGCCTGTTCCTGGCCTCGAAGTTCGAGGTCAGGGACGACGGCACCCTGGGCGGCCGCAACGACTTCCGCCCCGTCGGCATCGAACACAAGCTGGGCATCCACGCCTCGCCCACCTGTGTGATGAGCTATGAGGGGGCCCGCGCCGAACTGGTCGGCCTGCCGAACCAGGGCCTGGCCCATATGTTCGTCATGATGAACAACGCCCGCGTCGCCGTGGCGGTGCAGGGCGTGGGCGTCGCCGAGGGCGCCTATCAGCACGCCCTGGCCTATGCGCTGGACCGCCGCCAGGGTCGTTCGATCTGGACCGGAGAGGCCAACGCTCCGATCATCGACCACCCCGATATCCGCCGTGCCCTCGGCGTCATGAAGTCGAAGATCGAGGCCGCGCGGGGCATCGCCCTGGCCACCGGCGTCGCCGCCGACCTGGCCAGGCACGCGGCGACCCAGGACGAGCGCCGGGCCTGGAAGGGCCGCGAGGACCTGCTGGTCCCCATCGCCAAGGCCTGGGGCACCGACGTCGGCTGCGACGTGGCCTCCATGGGCGTCCAGATCCACGGCGGCATGGGCTATATCGAGGAGACCGGTGCCGCCCAGTACTATCGCGACGCCCGCATCACCCCGATCTACGAGGGCACCAACGGCATCCAGGCCATGGACCTGGTCGGCCGCAAGCTGTCCCAGGACGGCGGGGCCTCGGCCAAGGCGGTGATCTCCGAGATGAGGACCACCCTGACGGCACTCGGCAAGCTCTATTCCGGCAAGCCCGTCGAACGGTTCAAGACCGCCATCGAGGCCGTCGAGGACGCCACCCTGTGGCTGCTGGACGCCAAGGCCGATCCCGCGCGCCGGGCCGACGTCCTGGCCGCCGCCGACGCCTATCTGAAACTGCTCGGCGACGTCATCGGCGGCTGGATGCTGGCGAAGGGCGCGCTGGCCGCGAAGTCCCAACTCGACACTGGCGAGGGCGACGCGGAATGGCTCGAGGGCAAGATCGTCCTTTACGAAGTCTACGCCGCCAACGTCCTGGGCCACGTCTCCAGCCGCCTCGCCGCCGTCGGCCAGGGCGGCCCCCTGCTGGAACGGCTCAGCCGGGTGGCGCTGGGGGTCTGA
- a CDS encoding SDR family NAD(P)-dependent oxidoreductase: MTTTSPNQLLADRIALVVGASRGIGYESALALARAGAHVVATARTQGGLEELDDAIYAATGKHATLVPFDLVDGGGIDRLGGAIFERFGRLDIWVHTAATLGAAGLTPVSHLDPRGWGKIEKTNLTAVYRLIRSLEPLLRQSDAARVIHLTTSLTSVPKAFWGPYAATKAGAEIMMKIWADEIENTSIRVAVLDPGRMRTAMRAQAFPGEDPQTLPHPSEIGPLVVELARPDLTPPLTVAFKDWNAALPVSALI, from the coding sequence ATGACCACAACCTCTCCCAATCAACTCCTCGCCGACCGTATCGCCCTTGTCGTCGGCGCCTCGCGCGGTATCGGCTATGAGAGCGCGCTTGCCCTGGCCAGGGCCGGTGCCCACGTCGTCGCGACGGCCCGGACGCAGGGGGGGCTGGAAGAGCTCGATGACGCCATCTATGCCGCGACCGGCAAGCACGCCACGCTCGTCCCCTTCGACCTCGTGGACGGCGGCGGCATCGACCGGCTGGGCGGCGCGATCTTCGAGCGGTTCGGCCGGCTGGACATCTGGGTCCACACCGCCGCCACCCTGGGCGCCGCCGGCCTGACGCCGGTCTCGCATCTGGACCCGCGCGGCTGGGGCAAGATCGAGAAGACCAACCTGACCGCCGTCTATCGCCTGATCCGGTCGCTGGAGCCGCTGTTGCGCCAGTCCGACGCCGCCCGCGTGATTCATCTGACCACCAGCCTGACCTCCGTGCCCAAGGCCTTCTGGGGCCCCTACGCCGCGACCAAGGCGGGCGCCGAAATCATGATGAAAATCTGGGCCGACGAGATCGAGAACACCTCGATCCGCGTCGCCGTTCTCGATCCCGGCCGGATGCGCACCGCCATGCGGGCCCAGGCCTTCCCGGGCGAAGACCCCCAAACCCTGCCCCATCCATCGGAGATCGGACCCCTGGTCGTCGAACTGGCCCGACCCGACCTGACCCCGCCCCTGACGGTCGCCTTCAAGGACTGGAACGCCGCCCTGCCGGTGTCGGCCCTGATCTAG
- a CDS encoding cytochrome b — translation MAEPRNRYSAVSLAFHWGLALMILAQVLLITAHEATEGPISREFVQSHKALGLTILVLTLARIGWRIANPAIPLPAGTPKWQALAAKATHVLFYVLLIGLPLGGWAASSAGGRAIEWFGLFNWPLLPLPQSRDLAGTFMDMHEAGVKVLYVLLALHVLAALKHQFVDRDNVLHRMIPLIPRRP, via the coding sequence ATGGCCGAGCCGAGAAACCGCTATTCCGCCGTGTCGCTGGCCTTCCACTGGGGGCTGGCGCTGATGATCCTGGCCCAGGTGCTGCTGATCACGGCGCACGAGGCCACGGAGGGGCCGATCTCGCGCGAGTTTGTCCAGAGCCACAAGGCGCTCGGCCTGACCATCCTCGTCCTGACCCTGGCGCGGATCGGGTGGCGGATCGCTAACCCGGCCATTCCCTTGCCGGCCGGGACGCCGAAGTGGCAGGCGTTGGCGGCCAAGGCCACGCATGTGCTGTTCTATGTGCTGCTGATCGGCCTGCCGCTGGGCGGGTGGGCGGCGTCGTCGGCCGGCGGTCGCGCGATCGAGTGGTTCGGCCTGTTCAACTGGCCGCTGCTGCCCCTGCCCCAGAGCCGGGATCTGGCCGGGACCTTCATGGACATGCACGAGGCGGGGGTGAAGGTCCTGTACGTCCTGCTGGCCCTGCACGTGCTGGCGGCGCTCAAGCACCAGTTCGTGGATCGCGACAACGTCCTGCACCGGATGATCCCGCTGATCCCGCGCAGGCCCTGA
- a CDS encoding patatin-like phospholipase family protein has protein sequence MALFKRKAPAAKAAPVAPDDGQRKVCLALQGGGAHGAFQWGVLDRLLEDGRLDIRAVTAASAGAMNGAALVSGLATGGHDGARATLDKLWRETNQSGGKNVFGDTSIWSNALTPGWLKDTTLWRASETLAMSMSPYEFNPLNLNPLKRVLNATVDFEAVRASDVKLHVAATAVRHAKSRVFTNAEITDQVLLASACLPQLFQAVEIEGEPYWDGGYLANPPLWPLFYEDTPDDVLLITLNAFERADTPKAPGDIMDRLNEVVFNAPLGAELRAVAFVQDLIEQGRLTPSAKDRYRNILMHAIEADSWLGDLSLGSKFNTEWTFLNDLKTRGRAAADEWLGSCFAEVGVRSSVDLQARFG, from the coding sequence ATGGCGCTTTTCAAACGCAAGGCTCCGGCGGCGAAAGCCGCGCCAGTCGCCCCCGACGACGGCCAGCGCAAGGTCTGTCTGGCGCTTCAGGGCGGCGGGGCGCACGGGGCGTTTCAGTGGGGGGTGCTGGACCGGTTGCTCGAGGATGGGCGGCTGGACATCCGGGCGGTGACGGCGGCCTCGGCCGGGGCGATGAACGGGGCGGCCCTGGTCTCGGGCCTGGCGACGGGCGGGCATGACGGCGCCCGCGCCACCCTCGACAAGCTGTGGCGGGAGACCAATCAGTCGGGCGGCAAGAACGTGTTCGGCGATACCTCGATCTGGTCCAATGCCCTGACCCCCGGCTGGCTCAAGGACACGACCCTGTGGCGGGCGTCGGAGACCCTGGCGATGTCGATGTCGCCCTATGAGTTCAATCCCCTGAACCTCAATCCTCTGAAGCGGGTCCTGAACGCGACGGTCGATTTCGAGGCGGTGCGAGCCTCCGACGTCAAGCTGCACGTCGCCGCCACCGCCGTCCGCCATGCCAAATCCCGCGTCTTCACCAATGCCGAGATCACCGACCAGGTCCTGCTGGCCTCGGCCTGTCTTCCGCAACTGTTCCAGGCGGTCGAGATCGAGGGCGAGCCCTACTGGGACGGAGGCTATCTGGCCAATCCGCCGCTCTGGCCGCTGTTCTATGAGGACACGCCCGACGACGTCCTGCTGATCACCCTGAATGCCTTCGAGCGCGCCGATACGCCCAAGGCCCCCGGCGATATCATGGACCGGCTGAACGAGGTCGTCTTCAACGCCCCCCTGGGCGCCGAACTGCGCGCCGTCGCCTTCGTTCAGGACCTGATCGAACAGGGCCGCCTGACGCCCTCGGCCAAGGACCGTTATCGCAACATCCTGATGCACGCCATCGAGGCCGACAGCTGGCTGGGCGACCTGTCGCTGGGCTCCAAATTCAACACCGAATGGACCTTCCTTAACGACCTGAAGACGCGCGGGAGGGCGGCGGCGGACGAGTGGCTGGGGAGCTGTTTCGCGGAGGTCGGCGTGCGGTCGAGCGTCGATCTGCAGGCGCGGTTTGGGTAG
- the purF gene encoding amidophosphoribosyltransferase produces MSSLDHSIAAPVVHREHFRDADDDHPRLECGVCGVWGAEADEASAIVALGLHALQHRGQEACGIASVNDTRFHTERHMGHVGEAFGGTDLKERMPGAAAVGHTRYSTAGGSFLRNIQPMFADLDQGGIAIAHNGNLTNFHYLRNQLVGEGSIFQSTSDSEVILHLIARSRKAKIVDRFIDALARIEGGYALVAQTRTKMIGARDPLGIRPLVLGKIGEAWVLASETCALDTIGATFVRDVEHGEVIVIDHEGLRSLKPFPARAARPCLFEYVYFSRPDSVVNGRSVYGVRKRMGQGLAREFPIDADVVVPVPDSGVPAALGYAQESGIPYEMGIIRSHYLGRTFIQPSQGARQKGVAMKHSPNRAVLEGKRVVLIDDSIVRGTTSVKLVRAVRDAGATEVHLRSASPPILWPDFYGIDMPERDQLIAANQTLEEMRQFLEVDSLGFLSVDGLYKAMGESGRNDALPQFTDHYFTGDYPTRLVDREIEEGGRQMLDRQLSLLVSA; encoded by the coding sequence ATGAGCAGCCTTGACCATTCCATCGCCGCCCCCGTCGTTCATCGGGAGCATTTCCGCGACGCCGATGACGATCATCCGCGTCTGGAATGCGGCGTCTGCGGCGTCTGGGGCGCCGAAGCGGATGAGGCCTCCGCCATCGTCGCCCTCGGCCTGCACGCTCTCCAGCATCGCGGTCAGGAAGCCTGCGGCATTGCCTCGGTGAACGACACCCGCTTCCACACCGAACGCCACATGGGCCATGTCGGCGAGGCCTTCGGCGGCACGGACCTGAAGGAACGGATGCCCGGTGCGGCGGCCGTGGGCCACACCCGCTATTCCACCGCCGGCGGCAGCTTCCTGCGCAACATCCAGCCGATGTTCGCCGACTTGGATCAGGGCGGCATCGCCATCGCCCACAACGGTAACCTGACCAATTTCCACTATCTGCGGAACCAGCTGGTCGGCGAGGGCTCGATCTTCCAGTCGACGTCAGACTCCGAGGTGATCCTCCATCTGATCGCCCGCAGCCGCAAAGCCAAGATCGTCGACCGCTTCATCGACGCCCTGGCCCGGATCGAGGGCGGATATGCCCTGGTCGCCCAGACCCGGACCAAGATGATCGGCGCCCGCGATCCCCTCGGCATCCGCCCGCTGGTACTGGGCAAGATCGGCGAAGCCTGGGTCCTGGCGTCCGAGACCTGCGCGCTCGACACCATCGGCGCGACCTTCGTGCGCGACGTCGAACACGGCGAGGTCATCGTCATCGACCACGAGGGCCTGCGCTCGCTCAAACCCTTCCCCGCTCGCGCCGCCCGACCCTGCCTGTTCGAGTACGTCTACTTCTCGCGCCCCGACAGCGTCGTGAACGGCCGCTCGGTCTATGGCGTGCGCAAGCGCATGGGTCAGGGCCTGGCCCGCGAGTTCCCGATCGACGCCGACGTGGTCGTGCCCGTCCCCGACTCCGGCGTGCCCGCCGCCCTCGGCTATGCCCAGGAAAGCGGCATCCCCTACGAGATGGGCATCATCCGCAGCCACTATCTGGGCCGCACCTTCATCCAGCCCAGCCAGGGGGCCCGCCAGAAGGGCGTGGCCATGAAGCACAGCCCCAACCGCGCGGTGCTGGAAGGCAAGCGGGTCGTGCTGATCGACGATTCCATCGTGCGCGGCACCACCTCGGTCAAACTGGTCCGTGCCGTCCGCGACGCCGGGGCCACCGAGGTCCATCTGCGCTCGGCCAGCCCGCCGATCCTGTGGCCCGATTTCTACGGCATCGACATGCCCGAACGCGACCAGCTGATCGCCGCCAACCAGACGCTGGAAGAGATGCGCCAGTTCCTCGAGGTCGACTCGCTCGGCTTCCTGTCGGTCGATGGTCTCTACAAGGCCATGGGCGAGTCTGGCCGCAACGACGCCCTGCCCCAGTTCACCGACCACTATTTCACGGGTGACTATCCGACCCGCCTGGTGGACCGCGAGATCGAGGAAGGCGGCCGCCAGATGCTGGACCGGCAACTTTCCCTGCTGGTGAGTGCTTAA
- a CDS encoding L-threonylcarbamoyladenylate synthase — MTGSDTLQAAQALREGRLVLLPTETVYGLAADAANAEAVAAIFEAKGRPRFNPLIAHVEDAAAAEGVAVFDAAARRLAEAFWPGPLTIVAPVRAGDRVCDLARAGLDSVAVRVPGHPKARAVIAAFGGAVVAPSANRSGRPSPTTFVDAFEETGFAVAAAVDGGPCAVGVESTVVSVLDGRMALLRPGAVTRDEIEALVGPIDRGGEGHRSPGRLTTHYAPDAPVRIEAQGARDGEILLGFGPGVGEARWSLSASGDPREAAANLFRLLREADREQPAGIAVAPVPMAGLGEAINDRLRRAAGFVG; from the coding sequence GTGACCGGGTCAGATACCCTCCAGGCGGCGCAGGCGCTGCGGGAGGGCCGGCTGGTGCTGCTGCCGACCGAGACGGTCTATGGGCTGGCGGCGGATGCGGCCAATGCGGAGGCGGTCGCCGCCATCTTCGAGGCCAAGGGAAGGCCGCGCTTCAACCCCCTGATCGCGCACGTGGAAGATGCGGCGGCGGCGGAAGGTGTCGCCGTGTTCGACGCGGCGGCGCGGCGGCTGGCCGAAGCCTTCTGGCCCGGCCCGCTGACCATCGTGGCACCGGTGCGGGCCGGCGACCGGGTCTGTGACCTGGCGCGGGCGGGGCTGGACAGTGTGGCGGTGCGGGTGCCCGGCCATCCGAAGGCAAGGGCTGTGATCGCGGCCTTCGGCGGGGCGGTGGTCGCGCCGTCGGCCAATCGGTCGGGCAGGCCCAGCCCGACGACCTTCGTCGACGCGTTCGAGGAGACGGGGTTCGCAGTCGCGGCCGCCGTCGACGGCGGGCCCTGCGCGGTGGGGGTGGAGAGCACGGTGGTCTCGGTTCTGGACGGGCGGATGGCCTTGCTGAGGCCGGGCGCCGTGACGCGCGACGAGATCGAGGCCCTGGTCGGGCCGATCGATCGCGGCGGGGAGGGGCATCGCTCGCCCGGCCGGCTGACGACCCACTATGCGCCGGACGCGCCCGTGCGGATCGAGGCGCAAGGCGCGCGCGACGGTGAAATCCTGCTCGGCTTCGGGCCGGGGGTGGGGGAGGCGCGCTGGAGCCTGAGCGCGTCGGGCGACCCGCGCGAGGCGGCGGCGAACCTGTTCCGGCTGCTGCGGGAGGCGGATCGGGAGCAGCCGGCAGGGATCGCGGTGGCCCCTGTGCCGATGGCCGGGCTGGGTGAGGCGATCAACGACAGGCTCAGGCGGGCGGCGGGATTTGTAGGGTAG
- a CDS encoding YceI family protein codes for MRRFAALMGAGLMAIAMAGPAGAVADRWAVIGESSAITMSVRALGVTQTGRFGRWTGDIRFDPDAPEDAEVAITVRAASLTMRQAAVTQRAVGPGFLDAERYPTIQFRLRALEPTAPGRYTARADVTVRDRTRPVTFPVTLAVDGGTARMRGGFVLDRADYGIGTQGAMNALVARQVRVDVALATRRAS; via the coding sequence ATGAGGCGGTTCGCGGCCTTGATGGGGGCGGGTCTCATGGCGATCGCCATGGCCGGACCTGCGGGTGCCGTGGCGGATCGCTGGGCCGTCATCGGCGAAAGCTCGGCCATCACCATGTCGGTGCGGGCCCTGGGCGTGACCCAGACGGGGCGGTTCGGGCGCTGGACCGGCGACATCCGCTTCGATCCCGACGCGCCCGAGGACGCCGAGGTGGCGATCACGGTGCGGGCGGCCAGCCTGACCATGCGCCAGGCGGCGGTGACCCAGCGCGCCGTCGGGCCGGGGTTTCTGGACGCCGAACGCTATCCGACCATCCAGTTCCGGCTGCGCGCGCTGGAGCCGACCGCGCCGGGGCGATACACGGCGCGGGCCGATGTGACGGTTCGTGACCGGACCCGTCCGGTGACCTTTCCCGTGACCCTGGCGGTGGACGGGGGGACAGCGCGGATGCGGGGCGGGTTCGTGCTGGATCGCGCCGACTATGGCATCGGGACGCAGGGGGCGATGAACGCCCTGGTGGCCCGTCAGGTGCGCGTCGATGTAGCCCTGGCCACGCGCCGGGCGTCGTGA
- a CDS encoding 3-hydroxybutyrate dehydrogenase, which produces MDNQRPVFKDPNDLSGQVAVISGSTSGIGLALARAVAARGCDVVLNGLGDPSEIERTRAELEASCGVRVRYHAANMLKGDEVADMVAYAKHQLGRLDILVNNAGIQHVEAVEKFPSDQWEKIIAINLSSTFYATRAAIPIMKAQGRGRIVNIASVHGLVASPFKSAYVAAKHGVVGFTKTVALELAQDNITCNAICPGFVETPLVAAQVADLARTRGTSKEKVLSEVILESQPTKRFVTTDELTGAFLYLVSDLGASTTGISMPIDGGWTAR; this is translated from the coding sequence ATGGACAACCAGCGTCCGGTCTTCAAGGACCCCAACGACCTGTCCGGCCAGGTGGCGGTCATCTCCGGCTCGACCTCAGGCATCGGCCTGGCCCTGGCGCGCGCGGTTGCGGCGCGGGGCTGCGACGTCGTCCTGAACGGCCTGGGCGACCCTTCCGAGATCGAACGCACCCGCGCCGAGCTTGAGGCCTCCTGCGGCGTCCGCGTCCGCTATCACGCGGCCAACATGCTCAAGGGCGACGAGGTCGCCGACATGGTCGCCTATGCCAAACACCAGCTGGGCCGGCTCGACATCCTGGTCAACAACGCCGGCATCCAGCACGTCGAGGCGGTCGAGAAATTCCCCTCGGACCAGTGGGAAAAGATCATCGCGATCAACCTGTCGTCGACCTTCTACGCCACCCGTGCCGCCATTCCGATCATGAAGGCGCAAGGGCGCGGCCGGATCGTCAACATCGCCTCGGTCCACGGCCTGGTCGCCAGCCCATTTAAGTCGGCCTATGTCGCGGCCAAGCACGGCGTCGTCGGCTTCACCAAGACCGTCGCCCTGGAACTGGCCCAGGACAACATCACCTGCAACGCCATCTGCCCCGGCTTCGTCGAGACCCCTCTGGTCGCCGCCCAGGTCGCCGACCTGGCCCGCACGCGCGGTACCTCCAAGGAAAAGGTCCTGTCCGAAGTCATCCTGGAATCCCAGCCGACCAAGCGGTTCGTCACCACCGACGAACTGACCGGGGCCTTCCTCTATCTGGTCAGCGATCTGGGGGCCTCGACCACCGGGATCAGCATGCCCATCGACGGCGGCTGGACCGCCCGATAG
- the radA gene encoding DNA repair protein RadA: protein MARDSAIYVCQSCGAVHGKWSGQCNACNQWNTIVEESRATPPGAIKPVSASRSRGLTFETLDSDTPEPPRIVTGVAEFDRVCGGGVVPGSALLLSGDPGVGKSTLLLDVAGRAALRGVRVAYISGEEAIEQIRARARRMGLEKAPVQLASATALRDILGTLKREKFDIVIVDSIQTLWSDVHEAGPGSVTQVRACAGELVRMAKAGGPAVVLVGHVTKDGQVAGPRVVEHMVDAVMTFEGERGYPFRILRAGKNRFGATDEIGVFEMGDAGLTEVANPSALFLGEGKDRAPGAAVFAGIEGSRPVLVEMQALVAPSAYGTPRRAVIGWDTGRLAMVMAVLEARCGVGFGQQDVYLNVAGGLRINEPAADLAAAAALISSVTDTPLPQGCIVFGEISLSGEVRAVGRAEARLREASKLGFDKALAPPLTVKGGGVSVTSVNRLTEAVERISQNRY from the coding sequence ATGGCCAGGGATTCCGCGATCTACGTCTGTCAGTCCTGCGGGGCGGTCCACGGCAAGTGGTCGGGCCAGTGCAATGCCTGCAACCAGTGGAACACCATCGTCGAGGAGAGCCGCGCCACCCCGCCCGGCGCGATCAAGCCGGTCAGCGCCTCGCGCAGCCGGGGCCTGACCTTCGAGACCCTGGACTCCGACACTCCCGAGCCGCCCCGAATCGTCACCGGCGTCGCCGAGTTCGACCGGGTCTGCGGCGGCGGGGTGGTGCCGGGCTCGGCCCTGCTGCTGTCGGGCGATCCCGGCGTCGGCAAATCGACCCTGCTGCTGGACGTCGCCGGTCGTGCGGCCCTGCGCGGCGTCCGTGTCGCCTATATCTCGGGCGAGGAGGCCATCGAACAGATCCGCGCCCGCGCCCGCCGCATGGGGCTGGAGAAGGCCCCGGTCCAGCTGGCCAGCGCCACGGCGCTTCGCGACATCCTCGGCACCCTGAAGCGCGAGAAGTTCGACATCGTCATTGTCGATTCGATTCAGACCCTGTGGTCCGACGTCCATGAGGCCGGGCCGGGATCGGTCACCCAGGTCCGCGCCTGCGCCGGTGAACTGGTCCGCATGGCCAAGGCGGGCGGTCCCGCCGTCGTCCTGGTCGGCCACGTCACCAAAGACGGCCAGGTCGCCGGCCCCCGCGTGGTCGAACATATGGTCGACGCCGTCATGACCTTCGAGGGTGAGCGCGGCTATCCGTTCCGCATCCTGCGCGCCGGCAAGAACCGCTTCGGCGCGACCGACGAAATCGGGGTTTTCGAGATGGGCGACGCCGGCCTGACCGAGGTCGCCAACCCCTCGGCCCTGTTCCTGGGCGAAGGCAAGGACCGTGCGCCAGGCGCGGCTGTCTTCGCCGGGATCGAGGGGTCTCGCCCCGTCCTGGTCGAGATGCAGGCCCTGGTCGCCCCGTCCGCCTACGGCACGCCGCGCCGCGCGGTGATCGGCTGGGACACCGGACGCCTGGCCATGGTCATGGCGGTGCTGGAGGCGCGCTGCGGCGTCGGCTTCGGCCAGCAGGACGTCTACTTGAACGTCGCGGGCGGCCTGCGCATCAACGAGCCCGCCGCCGACCTGGCCGCCGCCGCCGCCCTGATATCGTCGGTGACCGACACCCCCCTGCCGCAAGGCTGCATCGTCTTCGGCGAGATCAGCCTGTCGGGCGAGGTCCGCGCCGTCGGCCGCGCCGAGGCCCGCCTGCGTGAAGCCTCCAAACTGGGCTTCGACAAGGCCCTGGCACCGCCCCTGACCGTCAAGGGTGGCGGCGTTTCCGTCACATCCGTCAACCGATTGACCGAAGCCGTCGAACGAATCTCCCAGAACAGGTATTAG
- a CDS encoding VOC family protein codes for MTQVQLGYFTLDTADIGKARAFYGALFGWTFDEDASRSTYAHVADSNPPFGFVKAERPVSEPNLYFRVDDIHATCARVAELGGKAAIPAESATGQSCVVCDDQGVSFSLWQAAPGF; via the coding sequence ATGACGCAGGTCCAGCTCGGTTACTTCACCCTCGACACCGCCGACATCGGCAAGGCACGCGCTTTCTACGGAGCCCTGTTCGGCTGGACGTTTGACGAGGACGCGTCACGGTCGACCTATGCCCACGTCGCGGACTCGAACCCGCCGTTCGGCTTCGTGAAGGCCGAACGCCCCGTCAGCGAACCCAACCTGTACTTCCGCGTCGACGACATCCACGCGACTTGCGCCCGCGTCGCCGAACTCGGCGGCAAGGCCGCGATTCCCGCCGAGAGCGCGACCGGCCAGTCCTGCGTCGTCTGCGACGACCAGGGCGTCAGCTTCAGCCTGTGGCAGGCGGCACCGGGTTTCTAG
- a CDS encoding CvpA family protein encodes MTGFDAFAILVILASAAAGWVRGGTREIITLLSFVLAAFLALVSLPLTSRIGRALIDPDWAGTIFAAVAAFLIIYFGIRIFGSILSKRAQAHPTLGGVDRIFGVFVGAGRSLVLLGAIHLVIVAALPGERTPRWLSEATLRPVSAGAARAIQIILPGIGRGADALSPVVDSSVRRGFSDDEALQSPQTGNSSPAAPAQ; translated from the coding sequence ATGACCGGCTTCGACGCCTTCGCCATCCTGGTCATCCTGGCCTCGGCTGCCGCTGGCTGGGTGCGCGGTGGTACGCGCGAGATCATCACCCTGCTCAGCTTCGTGCTGGCGGCGTTTCTGGCCCTGGTCAGCCTGCCGCTGACGTCGCGGATCGGGCGGGCACTGATCGACCCCGACTGGGCCGGAACCATCTTCGCCGCCGTCGCCGCCTTCCTGATCATCTATTTCGGCATCCGCATCTTCGGCTCGATCCTGTCCAAGCGGGCCCAGGCTCATCCGACCCTCGGCGGCGTCGATCGCATCTTCGGCGTCTTCGTCGGCGCGGGTCGGTCATTGGTGCTGCTGGGGGCCATCCATCTGGTCATCGTCGCGGCCCTTCCGGGCGAGCGGACGCCGCGCTGGCTGTCCGAGGCCACGCTGCGCCCGGTCAGCGCCGGGGCCGCCCGCGCCATCCAGATCATCCTCCCCGGCATCGGTCGCGGGGCAGATGCCCTGTCGCCCGTCGTCGATTCATCCGTCCGCAGAGGCTTTTCCGACGATGAAGCCTTGCAGTCGCCCCAAACAGGCAATAGTTCGCCTGCCGCCCCTGCCCAGTAA